GAATGAGCTTCCAAGGCCAGCGGCGAAACATGACTTCCTTTTTCGAGCCGGCTTGCTGGATGAAATAGTCACGTTGCCTGAATGTTCCCTCACCGGTCAACAGGGGAAGCAAGTTATTGGAGTCCATCGCTTGCCCCTCAGGAATGTGCGTTCCCACCAGTGCGGCAAAGGTTGCCACCATATCAAGGTTGACCGCCAGTTCGTGCGTGACCCCTGGCTCGATGTGCCCTTTCCAAACAGCAAAGAACGGTTTTCGGTGCCCTCCTTCAAGTGGTGAGTTCTTCGTGCCGGCAAAACCGCCGCTCGAATTGTGCCTAAAGTTCGCCTTCGATTTACCTCCTGAGAGACCCCCGTTGTCCGAAGTGAAAACGATGAGGGTATCCTCGAACACTCCGTTCGACTTGAGTGCATCAATAATCCGCCGAACCTGCTGGTCGAGGTCCAACACCATGTCGAGGTGGGCTGTAGGTGTTGCCCCCTTGACTTTCTTCCCGTCGAATTCCTCAGGTGGGCAATGGGGCACGTGAACCATCGGCGAGCAATAGTAGAGAAAGAAGGGAGACTCTTGATTCGCATGCTTCGCGATAAAATCGACCGCCTTTGCGGAAATCAGCTTGCCGATCTCCCGAGTGTCCCAGGCGGTGTCTCCCATGCCGGTCCCCTTGGAGCTCAAATCCTTCGGATGGATCGCGTTGGACTCGTCGAGGAAGACGATCTCCGAGTCCTCAGACAGCGGAAACCATTGGTCATTCTCATAGACCAAATAATGGGGACCTTGAATGCCGCAAGGCAGCGTGAAGTCGTAATCGAAACCCCAAGTCCGCGGTCCGTTTCCAAGGCACTTGGTTAGATCGACCTTTTCGGACAGATCCTTGTGACGTTCCTTTCCACGGTAAATGCCACCAGTGTTGAGGTCTCGAAAGTCCCCGCCTAGGTGCCACTTGCCAATGAATCCCGTTGAGAAGTCAGCATCTCGGACGACCGTGCCAAGGGTGACTTCGCCTTTCTCAAATGCCGTTTCGCGAAACGTTCCCCACACGCCCCAGGGTGCATTCGAGCGATAGTTGTTATTGCCGCTCATCACACAGTAGCGTGTTGGCGAACAGAGGGAAGTCGCCGAATGCCCATCAGTGAACCAAAGGCTTTGACGGGCTAGCTCGTCGATCGCTGGTGTTTCGACATTGGGCTCAAGCTTCATGTGTGTCCGTACATGATGACTCACATCGCCGAGCCCCAAATCGTCCGCCATGATGAGCACGATATTCGGGAGTTTGGCCGAAGCGACACTGACCAAGAGCAAGGAAAACAACGTCGTTCGAAAGAGAACAAGCATGAGGATTACCTGAATGTAGGAACAGGCTCGGGTGTATAGTCTTCGCCGGCTGCCTTCTTGGGTATCGAATCCAGGAAGAACTGATCCCGCAACTGATGGTAGTGTTCGTAGCCCTCCATGCGGCAGTGAACGTTCGATTCATTCCATCTCTGCCATGAATCGCGAAGCTGCGAGGCTAGTTCAGGCCGCTCTGCTCCCAAGTCCTGCTGTTCGGCAATGTCCGAGGGCAAATCAAACAGTTCGGGTTTGCCGTTAGGTCGATCCTTGACGTGCTTTCTGCGACTGGAATCGAGAATCGACCAACGCACGCCCCCATCTCGCCAATAAAGAAAATCGTGCGGGGCAGAGGAGTCTTCTTTTTTCAATGCCGGCATGAGATTGACACCTTCAAACCCGTCCGGCAGCTGATCGTTTTGCGTCGCTAGCGCAACGGCAGTTGCCGCGATGTCGAGTGATATAACAGGGTTCTCAAACGTAGAACCCTTCTCGATCTGCGCAGGCCAGGAGGCGATAAACGGCACATGCACTCCCCCGTCGTAGAGATTTCCCTTGCCGCCACGGAACGGTGTATTGGA
The genomic region above belongs to Lacipirellulaceae bacterium and contains:
- a CDS encoding arylsulfatase, which gives rise to MLVLFRTTLFSLLLVSVASAKLPNIVLIMADDLGLGDVSHHVRTHMKLEPNVETPAIDELARQSLWFTDGHSATSLCSPTRYCVMSGNNNYRSNAPWGVWGTFRETAFEKGEVTLGTVVRDADFSTGFIGKWHLGGDFRDLNTGGIYRGKERHKDLSEKVDLTKCLGNGPRTWGFDYDFTLPCGIQGPHYLVYENDQWFPLSEDSEIVFLDESNAIHPKDLSSKGTGMGDTAWDTREIGKLISAKAVDFIAKHANQESPFFLYYCSPMVHVPHCPPEEFDGKKVKGATPTAHLDMVLDLDQQVRRIIDALKSNGVFEDTLIVFTSDNGGLSGGKSKANFRHNSSGGFAGTKNSPLEGGHRKPFFAVWKGHIEPGVTHELAVNLDMVATFAALVGTHIPEGQAMDSNNLLPLLTGEGTFRQRDYFIQQAGSKKEVMFRRWPWKLILQSNHTLSKFEPIALYNLAENPQERTAENFVESAEHQLLVEKLKSDYLRVFKSRERTVPSRSR